In Amia ocellicauda isolate fAmiCal2 chromosome 7, fAmiCal2.hap1, whole genome shotgun sequence, one genomic interval encodes:
- the pet100 gene encoding protein PET100 homolog, mitochondrial translates to MGVRLEIFRMMLYLSFPVTMFWISNQAEYFEEYVVKRKRELYPPDEKLQKKRLEEFRDRVRERRELKMQGEMETGTQ, encoded by the exons ATGGGAGTCCGGCTGGAAATCTTCCGG ATGATGCTGTACCTGTCCTTCCCGGTGACAATGTTCTGGATCTCCAACCAGGCCGAATATTTCGAGGAATACGTGGTGAAGAGAAAG AGGGAGCTGTACCCCCCCGATGAGAAGCTGCAG AAAAAGAGGCTGGAGGAGTTTCGGGACCGTgtgagggagaggagggagctCAAGATGCAGGGCGAGATGGAGACGGGGACGCAGTAG